Proteins from a single region of Mumia flava:
- a CDS encoding aldo/keto reductase — protein MRLAYGCMGLGSGSPHPTEEDVDRAEQAVLAAYELGIRQFDHADNYGAGSAETVFGRVLKRHPGLRETLTIQTKCGIVLGGAPDAEPHGGNAYDLSHEAILTAVAGSLERLGIDHVDRLLLHRPDPLMVAEEVADAFDTLYRDGRVVGFGVSNMGAAQMAHLARALRRPIEVDQVELSLAHRDLIEAGVLVNHAGASTSVGSLGTLEHCVSEAITIQAYGSLAQGRYTGARPTSDADRATAGLVGKYAAELGTTPESVVVGWLLRHPAMIVAVVGTTSPERIRACGDAEHVAAAMSREQWWSLWTTARGEPVP, from the coding sequence GTGAGGCTCGCGTACGGCTGCATGGGTCTCGGCTCCGGCTCCCCCCACCCGACCGAGGAGGACGTCGACCGGGCCGAGCAGGCCGTGCTGGCCGCGTACGAGCTGGGGATCCGGCAGTTCGACCACGCCGACAACTACGGCGCCGGGTCTGCCGAGACCGTGTTCGGCCGCGTCCTGAAGCGTCACCCCGGGCTCCGGGAGACCCTCACGATCCAGACGAAGTGCGGGATCGTCCTGGGCGGCGCGCCCGACGCCGAGCCGCACGGCGGCAATGCGTACGACCTGTCGCACGAGGCGATCCTCACCGCCGTCGCAGGCTCGCTCGAGCGCCTCGGCATCGACCACGTGGACCGGCTGCTCCTCCACCGACCGGATCCCCTCATGGTGGCCGAGGAGGTCGCCGACGCGTTCGACACCCTGTACCGCGACGGCCGGGTCGTGGGGTTCGGCGTCTCCAACATGGGGGCGGCGCAGATGGCCCATCTGGCCCGTGCCCTCCGGCGCCCGATCGAGGTCGACCAGGTCGAGCTGAGTCTCGCGCACCGCGACCTGATCGAGGCGGGGGTCCTGGTCAACCATGCCGGGGCGAGCACGTCCGTCGGGTCGCTCGGGACGCTGGAGCACTGCGTGTCCGAGGCGATCACGATCCAGGCGTACGGCTCGCTCGCCCAGGGCCGCTACACGGGAGCACGGCCCACCTCCGACGCCGACCGCGCGACCGCGGGCCTCGTCGGCAAGTACGCCGCCGAGCTCGGGACCACCCCTGAGTCCGTGGTCGTCGGCTGGCTGCTGCGCCATCCCGCGATGATCGTCGCCGTCGTGGGGACGACCTCACCGGAGCGGATCCGCGCCTGCGGGGACGCCGAGCACGTCGCAGCCGCGATGAGCCGCGAGCAGTGGTGGTCGCTGTGGACGACGGCGCGAGGGGAGCCGGTTCCTTGA